Proteins found in one Bacteroidetes bacterium GWF2_43_63 genomic segment:
- a CDS encoding prolipoprotein diacylglyceryl transferase: MLNYIVWNVDPIMLRLGTLEVRYYGLLFALGFLVGYYIMKYFFKKENTPLEEIDKMALYIILGSIIGARLGHCFFYEPAYFFANPIEILFVWKGGLASHGGAIGLILGLWLYSRKSWNHSLLHILDRIAVPTALAGSFIRLGNLFNSEIYGYETSLPWGFVFVRDGQTMPHHPTQIYESLGYLLIFLVLMLMYIKRNGIINRGYLVGWMVTLTFVLRFFVEFIKNNQVDFEQTMSLNMGQWLSIPFIIGGTALIIMSKKLGPAPEWKPEKGGSKKKEK; encoded by the coding sequence ATGCTGAATTATATTGTCTGGAATGTTGATCCAATCATGCTTCGGCTGGGTACGCTCGAAGTCCGCTACTACGGATTGCTCTTTGCGCTTGGCTTTCTGGTAGGTTACTACATTATGAAATATTTCTTCAAAAAAGAAAATACGCCTCTCGAAGAAATAGACAAAATGGCCCTGTATATCATTCTGGGATCCATTATTGGAGCCAGACTCGGACATTGCTTCTTTTATGAGCCTGCATACTTTTTCGCAAACCCAATCGAAATTTTATTTGTCTGGAAAGGTGGACTGGCCAGTCATGGCGGTGCTATCGGCCTCATTCTGGGTCTCTGGCTTTATTCGCGGAAATCGTGGAATCACTCTCTGTTGCACATTTTAGATCGTATTGCTGTTCCAACTGCACTGGCAGGAAGTTTTATACGCCTTGGAAATCTCTTCAACAGCGAGATCTACGGATATGAAACCAGTTTACCCTGGGGCTTTGTTTTTGTTCGCGACGGGCAAACCATGCCACACCATCCAACACAGATCTATGAATCATTGGGCTATCTGCTCATTTTCCTGGTTCTGATGCTGATGTACATCAAGCGCAATGGAATCATCAACCGCGGCTATCTTGTTGGCTGGATGGTGACGTTGACTTTTGTGTTGCGCTTTTTCGTCGAATTTATTAAAAACAATCAGGTCGATTTTGAACAAACCATGAGCCTAAATATGGGACAGTGGCTAAGTATTCCGTTTATTATTGGAGGCACTGCCCTAATAATTATGTCGAAAAAACTTGGGCCGGCACCTGAATGGAAGCCCGAAAAAGGCGGCAGTAAGAAAAAAGAAAAATAG
- a CDS encoding 4-(cytidine 5'-diphospho)-2-C-methyl-D-erythritol kinase: MLCFPKAKINLGLQVLRKRADGYHDIETVMVPVPLHDALEVTDTASRTDIRTFGTDFYIPVEQNLVYKAWKLMADRHGIKPVLFHLAKRIPSGAGLGGGSSNAAVALVLLNNFFRLELPIDVLKTYAAELGSDCAFFIDSKPALAQGRGEVLKSIELDLSAYTIAIVKSLKMSDGQTGVSTPVAYSLVKPDAERIPESEIISLPVSEWRNKLINDFEKPISEKYPEISEIISKLYAAGAVYAAMSGSGSACFGLFETKNTALNFSRDFFVHIAKMQ, from the coding sequence ATGCTTTGTTTCCCAAAAGCCAAAATCAATCTCGGTCTGCAGGTGCTGCGCAAGCGCGCTGACGGCTATCATGACATTGAAACTGTGATGGTGCCTGTGCCGCTGCACGATGCACTGGAAGTCACGGACACGGCTTCCAGAACAGATATTCGGACGTTTGGAACAGATTTTTATATTCCGGTTGAGCAAAATCTGGTGTATAAAGCGTGGAAATTAATGGCCGACCGACACGGTATCAAACCGGTTTTATTTCATCTTGCAAAACGAATTCCTTCCGGAGCCGGCCTTGGAGGCGGTTCTTCGAATGCTGCTGTGGCGCTTGTTTTATTGAATAATTTTTTCCGTCTTGAATTACCAATCGATGTTTTGAAAACTTATGCAGCTGAACTTGGCAGCGACTGCGCTTTTTTCATTGATTCAAAACCCGCATTGGCACAGGGCAGGGGAGAAGTATTGAAAAGCATAGAACTTGATTTGTCAGCATACACAATTGCCATTGTCAAATCTCTGAAAATGTCCGACGGACAAACAGGCGTATCAACACCCGTTGCTTATTCGCTTGTAAAACCCGATGCAGAGCGGATTCCCGAGAGTGAAATCATTTCGTTGCCGGTCAGCGAATGGCGCAATAAACTGATCAATGATTTTGAAAAACCGATCTCGGAAAAATATCCGGAAATATCTGAAATCATCAGCAAACTTTACGCTGCAGGAGCTGTCTATGCAGCCATGAGTGGCAGCGGCTCAGCTTGCTTTGGTTTGTTTGAAACAAAAAATACCGCACTTAATTTCAGCCGGGATTTCTTTGTCCATATTGCGAAAATGCAATAG
- a CDS encoding reactive intermediate/imine deaminase (has endoribonuclease activity on mRNA): MKKIVHSEKAPKAVGPYSQAVQTGNLLFISGQIPLSAETGKIVEGGITEQTQQVLKNMGYILREAGYDYSDVVKCTVLLDNMDNFAPMNEVYGQYFTENAPARAAYGVVRLPLGVMVEIECIASK, from the coding sequence ATGAAGAAAATTGTTCATTCGGAAAAAGCTCCCAAGGCCGTTGGCCCTTACAGTCAGGCTGTTCAAACCGGCAACCTTTTGTTTATTTCAGGACAGATTCCGCTCTCGGCCGAAACCGGAAAAATAGTTGAAGGCGGTATTACGGAACAGACCCAACAGGTTCTGAAAAACATGGGCTATATCCTCCGCGAAGCCGGATATGATTACAGCGACGTAGTGAAATGCACGGTTTTACTTGACAATATGGATAATTTTGCTCCGATGAACGAAGTATATGGTCAGTATTTTACTGAAAATGCGCCGGCCCGTGCGGCCTACGGTGTTGTCAGACTTCCGCTGGGAGTAATGGTGGAAATTGAATGTATTGCATCCAAATAG